The following are encoded in a window of Megalops cyprinoides isolate fMegCyp1 chromosome 16, fMegCyp1.pri, whole genome shotgun sequence genomic DNA:
- the gal3st4 gene encoding galactose-3-O-sulfotransferase 4 — protein sequence MAFRRRARRMRWLGCYRLGLLWKALLVFLAIAFAGQLLGVIFSKSVPSERPHPMFSLPPAEAQGASLGSCRPHTHVMFLKTHKTASSTVLNMLYRFGDERGLRFALPLGYQFGYPLPFNAHRVKGYRGAHVVDFSIMGNHMRFNKAEVEKVMPPDTFYFSILRDPVALAESSYAYYKAVAPAFKRAKGLADFAADPWRHYDPRLRNNHYARNLLWFDFGLDHNANFSEALARRGEAAVRRAFRLVLLAEHFDQSMVLLRHALCWPLDAVVSFSLNARQQRGGRGGAGGSLALTEELHARLREWNALDWHLYQAFNRTFWEEVERFGRARMEEEVARLRARREVMARVCLRDGGRPVEASRIRDKTIRPFQSGLVKILGYELQPGLDNATSQACLRLIRPEIQYKDLLDARQFPRSSQPAAAPGAPYRKDAAHPRGAGVAERERDWDGSRLSHNQTSLLGQGRVLR from the exons TGTTCCGTCAGAGAGGCCCCACCCCATgttctccctccccccagcgGAGGCCCAGGGGGCGTCGCTGGGCTCCTGCCGGCCCCACACCCACGTCATGTTCCTGAAGACCCACAAGACGGCGAGCAGCACCGTGCTCAACATGCTCTACCGCTTCGGGGACGAGCGGGGCCTACGCTTTGCCCTGCCCCTGGGGTACCAGTTCGGCTACCCGCTGCCCTTCAACGCCCACCGGGTGAAAGGCTACCGGGGGGCCCACGTAGTGGACTTCAGCATCATGGGGAACCACATGCGCTTCAACAAGGCGGAG GTGGAGAAGGTGATGCCGCCGGACACCTTCTACTTTTCAATCCTGCGTGATCCGGTGGCCCTGGCCGAGTCATCATACGCCTACTACAAAGCGGTGGCCCCTGCCTTCAAGCGGGCGAAGGGACTGGCCGACTTCGCCGCCGACCCCTGGCGCCACTACGACCCCCGGCTCCGCAATAACCACTATGCCCGCAACCTGCTGTGGTTCGACTTCGGCCTGGACCACAACGCCAACTTCTCGGAGGCGCTGGCCCGGCGGGGCGAGGCGGCCGTGCGCCGGGCCTTCCGCCTTGTCCTGCTGGCAGAGCACTTCGACCAGTCCATGGTGCTGCTCCGCCACGCCCTCTGCTGGCCGCTGGACGCCGTGGTCTCCTTCAGCCTGAACGCGCGACAGCagcggggtgggagggggggtgcggGCGGCAGCCTGGCGCTCACCGAGGAGCTGCACGCCAGGCTGCGTGAGTGGAACGCGCTGGACTGGCACCTCTACCAGGCCTTCAACCGCACCTTctgggaggaggtggagcgCTTCGGCAGGGCCcgcatggaggaggaggtggcccGTCTGAGGGCCCGGCGGGAGGTGATGGCACGCGTCTGCCTGCGGGACGGGGGGCGGCCCGTGGAGGCCAGCCGCATCCGGGACAAGACCATCCGGCCCTTCCAAAGCGGCCTGGTGAAGATACTGGGCTATGAGCTGCAGCCGGGGCTGGACAACGCCACCAGCCAGGCGTGCCTGAGGTTGATCAGGCCTGAGATCCAATACAAAGACCTGCTGGACGCGCGGCAGTTCCCCCGCTCCTCCCAGCCCGCCGCCGCCCCCGGCGCCCCCTACAGGAAGGATGCGGCGCACCCCAGGGGAGCGGGGgtggcggagagagagagggactgggACGGAAGCAGGCTGAGTCACAACCAGACCTCACTGCTGGGCCAAGGGAGGGTGCTGAGATAG